A genome region from Paludibacterium sp. B53371 includes the following:
- a CDS encoding DUF2069 domain-containing protein: protein MRRLWHWLAIGTLIALILLSLGWELWLAPLRPGGSMLALKAVLLLAPLFGILRGRLYTFQWSSMFILLFFTEGIMRGWADHGLSQQLAWGETALSVLFFVAVIGFIRSRQ, encoded by the coding sequence ATGCGCCGGCTCTGGCACTGGCTGGCCATCGGCACGCTGATTGCCCTGATCCTGCTGTCGCTGGGGTGGGAATTGTGGCTGGCGCCGCTGCGGCCGGGCGGCTCGATGCTGGCGCTCAAGGCAGTGCTGCTGCTGGCGCCGCTGTTCGGCATCCTGCGCGGGCGGCTCTACACCTTCCAGTGGTCCAGCATGTTCATCCTGCTGTTTTTCACCGAAGGCATCATGCGCGGCTGGGCCGATCACGGCCTGTCACAGCAGCTGGCCTGGGGCGAGACCGCCCTGAGCGTGCTGTTCTTCGTCGCGGTGATCGGTTTTATCCGCAGCCGACAATAA
- a CDS encoding histidine triad nucleotide-binding protein — translation MTDCIFCKIAAGEIPANKLYEDDDVVAFHDIRPIAPVHFMIIPKRHVESLAHCQPEHQEVLGKILLLAPKLAAEQGLSAGFKTGINTGRGGGQEVFHLHVHVFGHKSQGN, via the coding sequence ATGACTGATTGCATCTTCTGCAAGATCGCTGCTGGAGAGATTCCGGCCAACAAACTCTACGAAGACGACGACGTGGTCGCCTTCCACGATATCCGGCCGATCGCCCCGGTGCATTTCATGATCATCCCCAAGCGCCACGTCGAATCGCTGGCGCATTGCCAGCCCGAACACCAGGAGGTGCTGGGCAAGATTCTGCTGCTCGCGCCGAAACTCGCGGCCGAACAGGGTCTGTCAGCCGGTTTCAAGACCGGTATCAATACCGGACGTGGCGGCGGGCAGGAAGTATTCCACCTGCACGTACATGTCTTTGGTCACAAGTCGCAAGGAAACTGA
- a CDS encoding DUF6502 family protein, translating into MNTSASPPAKMLQALRYLLEPLVRLLLNHGMAYPSLAELLKRVYVDVAERDFALPGKPQTDSRISILTGVHRKDVKRLRETDDAPLNLTKHSHVSLQAQLLAKWTGETRFLDAQGRPRPLPRQATTHEAPTFEGMVYDISKDVRARVFLDEWQRVGLVQIDQDDRVHLNVEALLQSPALEEKMDFFGRNIHDHLAAVVSNLEGQQAPYMDRCVFYHGLSPEQVQQLKQRAEQMSMDALLEINRMAQEMVMQNHSQPAGADSTPPQRMHFGAYFYHAEDKPAANPPSA; encoded by the coding sequence ATGAATACCAGTGCCAGCCCGCCCGCCAAAATGCTGCAAGCGCTCCGCTATCTGCTGGAGCCCTTGGTGCGTCTGCTGCTCAACCATGGCATGGCCTATCCCTCGCTGGCAGAGCTGCTCAAGCGCGTCTATGTCGATGTCGCCGAACGCGATTTTGCCCTGCCCGGCAAACCCCAGACCGACAGCCGCATCAGCATTCTGACCGGCGTGCACCGCAAGGATGTCAAACGCCTGCGGGAAACCGACGATGCCCCGCTCAACCTGACCAAGCACAGCCATGTCTCGCTGCAGGCCCAGTTACTGGCCAAGTGGACCGGTGAAACGCGCTTCCTCGATGCCCAGGGCCGGCCGCGCCCATTGCCGCGCCAGGCCACCACGCACGAAGCGCCGACCTTTGAGGGCATGGTCTACGACATCAGCAAGGATGTGCGCGCCAGAGTGTTCCTTGACGAATGGCAGCGCGTCGGTCTGGTGCAGATCGATCAGGACGATAGGGTGCACCTGAACGTCGAGGCCTTGCTGCAATCGCCGGCGCTGGAAGAAAAAATGGATTTCTTCGGCCGCAACATCCATGACCACCTGGCGGCCGTGGTCAGCAACCTCGAAGGCCAGCAGGCCCCCTATATGGACCGCTGCGTGTTCTACCACGGCCTGAGTCCCGAACAGGTTCAGCAACTGAAGCAGCGGGCAGAGCAGATGAGCATGGATGCCCTGCTGGAAATCAACCGCATGGCACAGGAAATGGTCATGCAAAACCACAGCCAGCCAGCCGGTGCAGACAGCACCCCGCCACAACGCATGCATTTTGGTGCCTACTTCTATCATGCCGAAGACAAGCCTGCTGCGAATCCGCCTTCGGCCTGA
- a CDS encoding tetratricopeptide repeat protein: protein MSGRAADASWVLERAAAANPNSGAAWLDLADAYLQTGDTLRADTALQHARALQPPPVAQRKIDTLQAALDKIRHPWSLSYTVRQEIGWDSNVNSATDQLSIVAPGFSPLPIKLDPDARASASSYADLELGGALTGALNDDWTFYLLPRVKTRHYEPLRQFDRTFYNLQSGVSRRVGSGLLLGMLQGEQQQMAGRDYLRSEGGILEWRQPVGRSALLSLTSQYTSTRYADRSMRNYDSNVALAGLAWKQGWTPQVNWSVAAYRGEDDGVNNRAGGGRRMVILSGALNVKWLAGLESALTLTHESDDYRQKDPAFLVTRSESIWNYTASLSWPWNKHFSSTVSYSHIRDDANIVLYGSKRDLVSLSVRGDF from the coding sequence GTGAGCGGGCGCGCCGCCGACGCCTCCTGGGTACTGGAACGTGCCGCCGCGGCCAACCCGAACAGCGGCGCCGCCTGGCTCGACCTGGCCGACGCCTACCTCCAGACCGGCGATACCCTGCGTGCCGATACCGCCCTGCAGCACGCCCGTGCCCTGCAACCCCCGCCCGTCGCCCAGCGCAAGATCGACACCCTGCAGGCCGCACTCGACAAGATCCGCCACCCCTGGTCGCTGTCCTACACCGTGCGCCAGGAAATCGGCTGGGACTCCAACGTCAACTCCGCCACCGACCAACTGTCGATCGTGGCCCCCGGCTTCTCGCCCCTGCCGATCAAACTTGACCCGGATGCCCGCGCCTCGGCCAGCAGCTACGCCGACCTGGAGCTGGGCGGTGCCCTCACCGGGGCGCTGAATGACGACTGGACCTTCTATCTGCTGCCGCGCGTCAAGACACGCCACTACGAACCGCTGCGCCAGTTCGACCGCACTTTCTACAACCTGCAGAGCGGCGTATCACGCCGGGTAGGCAGTGGCTTGCTGCTGGGCATGCTGCAAGGCGAGCAACAACAAATGGCGGGCCGCGACTATCTGCGCAGCGAGGGCGGCATCCTCGAATGGCGTCAGCCGGTCGGCCGCAGCGCCTTGCTCAGCCTGACCTCGCAGTACACCAGTACCCGTTATGCCGATCGCAGCATGCGCAATTACGATAGTAACGTTGCACTGGCCGGACTGGCCTGGAAACAGGGATGGACACCGCAGGTCAACTGGAGCGTCGCCGCTTACCGCGGCGAGGATGATGGCGTGAACAATCGTGCCGGTGGCGGGCGCCGCATGGTGATTCTGTCCGGTGCCCTCAATGTGAAATGGCTGGCGGGGCTGGAGAGCGCCCTGACACTGACCCACGAAAGCGATGACTATCGGCAGAAAGACCCGGCCTTCCTGGTGACCCGGTCAGAAAGCATCTGGAACTACACCGCCAGTCTGAGCTGGCCATGGAACAAGCATTTTTCCTCCACCGTCAGCTACAGCCATATCCGTGATGACGCGAATATCGTGCTCTATGGCAGCAAACGGGATCTGGTCAGTCTGAGTGTGCGCGGCGACTTCTGA
- the tatA gene encoding Sec-independent protein translocase subunit TatA yields the protein MGSFSIFHWLIVLLIVVLVFGTKKLPNIGKDLGGAVRGFKEGMKGEAEKQAAADAEKTGRVIEGEADKK from the coding sequence ATGGGTTCTTTTAGCATTTTTCACTGGCTGATCGTTTTGCTGATTGTGGTGCTGGTGTTCGGCACCAAGAAGCTGCCGAATATCGGCAAGGATCTGGGTGGCGCGGTACGCGGCTTCAAAGAGGGCATGAAGGGCGAGGCCGAGAAGCAGGCTGCCGCCGATGCCGAGAAGACCGGGCGCGTCATCGAAGGCGAAGCCGACAAGAAATAA
- a CDS encoding TatD family hydrolase has product MSPALLIDSHCHLDDVVFDARRDQVVQTALTAGVGQIVVPAVSSRLFEATLAMRQRYGCLIALGLHPMYCREHLDDHLAQLEAQLQRHRPVAVGEIGLDHWLPDQDLPRQEALFIEQLKLARRYDLPVILHVRKAQDRVLKYLRQYAVGGGIAHAFNGSQQQAEAFVALGFKLGFGGAMTYQGSQRIRRLAATLPADCLVLETDAPDIRPAWAQDQPNEPANLARYAAELASLRAATPEEMARQTSANVQQALRLTPASLGGLHCPAQISSCPADK; this is encoded by the coding sequence ATGTCCCCTGCCCTGCTGATCGATAGCCACTGCCATCTGGACGATGTGGTGTTTGACGCGCGTCGCGACCAGGTGGTGCAAACCGCGCTGACGGCCGGGGTCGGTCAGATTGTCGTCCCGGCGGTGTCCAGCCGGTTGTTCGAAGCCACGCTGGCCATGCGTCAGCGCTATGGCTGCCTGATTGCGCTGGGTTTGCACCCGATGTACTGCCGTGAACATCTGGATGATCATCTGGCGCAGCTTGAAGCGCAGCTGCAACGGCATCGGCCGGTGGCGGTGGGCGAGATCGGTCTGGACCACTGGTTGCCGGACCAGGATCTGCCGCGGCAGGAGGCGCTGTTCATCGAGCAGCTGAAGTTGGCGCGTCGCTATGATTTGCCGGTGATTCTGCATGTGCGCAAGGCACAGGATCGGGTGCTGAAGTACCTGCGGCAGTATGCGGTGGGTGGCGGAATTGCCCATGCCTTCAATGGCAGTCAGCAGCAGGCCGAGGCTTTTGTCGCGCTGGGCTTCAAGCTGGGTTTCGGCGGGGCCATGACTTATCAGGGTTCGCAACGCATTCGCCGGCTGGCCGCCACCCTGCCGGCTGACTGTCTGGTGCTGGAGACGGATGCGCCGGATATTCGTCCGGCCTGGGCGCAGGATCAGCCCAATGAGCCGGCCAATCTGGCGCGCTATGCCGCCGAGCTGGCGTCGCTGCGCGCAGCGACGCCTGAGGAGATGGCGCGGCAGACCAGCGCGAATGTGCAGCAGGCGCTGCGGCTGACTCCCGCCAGCCTGGGGGGGCTGCATTGCCCCGCGCAGATTTCATCTTGTCCGGCAGATAAATAG
- a CDS encoding phosphoribosyl-ATP diphosphatase, which produces MINTEVLKSIADTLEARREASSQTSYVASLFHKGEDAILKKVAEEAAETLLASKDGDKLHIVREVADLWFHTMVLLAFHGLRPEDILMELHRREGISGLDEKASRPQQP; this is translated from the coding sequence ATGATCAATACCGAAGTGTTGAAGTCGATTGCCGATACGCTGGAAGCGCGACGCGAGGCCAGTTCGCAAACTTCCTACGTGGCATCGCTGTTTCACAAGGGTGAAGACGCCATTCTGAAAAAGGTCGCTGAAGAGGCCGCCGAAACCCTGCTGGCTTCGAAAGATGGCGACAAGCTGCATATCGTGCGCGAAGTCGCCGACCTGTGGTTCCACACCATGGTGCTGCTGGCCTTTCACGGCCTGCGTCCCGAAGACATCCTGATGGAGCTGCACCGTCGCGAAGGCATTTCCGGCCTGGACGAAAAGGCTTCGCGGCCGCAGCAACCCTGA
- the tatC gene encoding twin-arginine translocase subunit TatC has product MTEQPLLTHLLELRTRLVRALIGFFLVFLGLFHWSGAIYHLLARPLLQHLPAGSNMIAIEVTAPFFVPMKVTMLVALLISLPNTLYQIWAFVAPGLYSHEKRLILPLVVSSVLLFCLGMAFAYFLVFPLVFTFMAAVTPSGVSMMTDIDKYLSFVLGMFVSFGAAFEVPVVVVLLVRIGVLTIDKLRTARPYVIVGAFVVAAIVTPPDVLSQTMLAVPLWLLYEVGIIAAQLMERQRARSAS; this is encoded by the coding sequence ATGACCGAACAACCGCTGCTGACCCACCTGCTGGAACTGCGCACCCGACTGGTGCGTGCCCTGATCGGCTTCTTCCTGGTCTTCCTCGGCCTGTTCCACTGGTCCGGGGCCATCTACCACCTGCTGGCCAGACCCCTGCTGCAACACCTGCCGGCCGGCAGCAACATGATTGCCATCGAAGTCACCGCCCCCTTCTTCGTGCCGATGAAGGTCACCATGCTGGTGGCGCTGCTGATCTCGCTGCCCAATACCCTGTACCAGATCTGGGCCTTCGTGGCCCCCGGCCTGTACAGCCATGAAAAAAGACTGATCCTGCCGCTGGTCGTGTCCAGCGTGCTGCTGTTCTGCCTCGGCATGGCCTTCGCCTACTTCCTGGTGTTCCCGCTGGTGTTTACCTTCATGGCCGCCGTCACCCCCAGTGGCGTGTCGATGATGACCGATATCGACAAATACCTGTCCTTCGTGCTGGGCATGTTCGTCTCGTTCGGCGCGGCCTTCGAAGTGCCGGTGGTCGTGGTGCTGCTGGTGCGCATCGGCGTGCTGACCATCGACAAGCTGCGTACCGCGCGGCCCTACGTCATCGTCGGCGCCTTCGTGGTGGCCGCCATCGTCACCCCGCCGGATGTGCTGTCGCAGACCATGCTGGCCGTTCCCCTGTGGCTGCTCTATGAAGTGGGCATCATCGCCGCGCAACTGATGGAACGTCAGCGCGCCCGGAGCGCCAGCTGA
- a CDS encoding twin-arginine translocase TatA/TatE family subunit, producing MFDFSFGEILLTSVVALVVLGPERLPAVARTLGALVARAQRFVASVKADIGEHTELSTLVSLKQEVQNTAYAFKEQLTAEVDEVSQTIHQARQETVEALEAAKAEIVAPPADDLTPMSAASVVVPTPVPAGEPPAAQNEPERPPVDDNQLDLFAELTPTPARQEPPR from the coding sequence GTGTTCGACTTCAGTTTTGGTGAAATCCTGCTGACCTCCGTGGTGGCGCTGGTGGTGCTCGGTCCCGAGCGCCTGCCGGCCGTGGCCCGCACCCTGGGGGCGCTGGTGGCGCGCGCCCAGCGCTTTGTCGCCAGCGTCAAGGCCGACATCGGCGAGCACACCGAGCTGTCCACCCTGGTGTCGCTGAAACAGGAAGTGCAGAACACGGCCTATGCCTTCAAGGAACAGCTGACGGCCGAGGTCGACGAGGTCAGCCAGACCATCCATCAGGCCCGCCAGGAAACCGTCGAAGCCCTTGAGGCCGCCAAAGCGGAGATCGTCGCGCCGCCGGCTGATGACCTGACGCCGATGTCTGCGGCCAGCGTGGTCGTACCGACCCCGGTGCCGGCCGGCGAGCCGCCCGCCGCACAGAACGAGCCTGAGCGCCCCCCCGTTGATGACAACCAGCTTGACCTGTTTGCCGAACTGACCCCGACGCCAGCCCGGCAAGAACCTCCCCGATGA
- the hisI gene encoding phosphoribosyl-AMP cyclohydrolase — protein MWLDEVKWDEAGLVPAIAQDEQSGRILMMAWMDREALQLTAETGLAHYYSRSRRRQWQKGEESGHVQHVSELRLDCDGDVIVMQIRQDGGIACHTGRESCFYRRFADGAWQVVDPILKDPAAIYTRNT, from the coding sequence ATGTGGCTGGATGAAGTGAAATGGGACGAGGCCGGCCTGGTGCCGGCCATCGCCCAGGATGAACAGAGCGGGCGTATCCTGATGATGGCCTGGATGGACCGCGAAGCCCTGCAGCTGACGGCCGAGACCGGTCTGGCGCACTACTACAGCCGCTCGCGCCGGCGCCAGTGGCAAAAAGGCGAGGAGTCCGGCCATGTGCAGCACGTCAGCGAACTGCGCCTGGATTGCGATGGTGACGTGATTGTCATGCAGATCCGGCAAGATGGCGGTATTGCCTGCCATACCGGACGTGAGAGCTGTTTCTACCGCCGATTTGCCGATGGCGCCTGGCAGGTGGTCGACCCGATCCTCAAGGATCCGGCGGCGATTTATACCCGCAACACATAA
- a CDS encoding FecR domain-containing protein — MPKTSLLRIRLRPELLLLAALSLTPLTGWAAAVCRFDAHGQQVAPLPTPPGQTPPPTPWGGMGGTGVQTATAQPEPKNGWGGLGGTGIQQPATPGQRTVAKNLLPDHEGWGGLGGTGIQPQSAKPATSTADNQPAGHEGWGGLGGTGLQTAPIAAQPRLAGYILYRHGKVLAQQPGLPARELTRGDAVCEGDAIMTAENDGLLQIRMADQGSVMLYSGSKLHINTFNLPEKIDGSERLAMTLEQGGMRAMTGDIGHLNKQNYLIRTPSAEVHIRGTDHELFQVPAAVGRFSSVAPGTYDHVISGGTTLLNPAGSVRIEPTQSGFAPLDQGAPKTIEVLPEVLRNLPLRGLAPAKTSEGSSDNAAGSGVTTPTDPLSTALPNRIVSNSVVLDLSVEPQDSPANSAYVGVTVADGQIQRGHLQVDEDNSWQIGVDPRSGLPLYVVQNDGSLLFFVDDDTQQPVQYQIYTTTDGAKIYWGVYFGGGASDANGDWQYADLHQFAFAPGGATPGSAITAMSGQTGSYTMVPGMPGPVDENGKMGGQINSLTANVTFGANPTIDHYAINVTDGQGRIWDANSGAAVSLQTFQSSGIALNGSCTGCQSPTISNGSAAGVLIGPQAGGMISHYGLQTNQNESVSGVGILKKP, encoded by the coding sequence ATGCCGAAGACAAGCCTGCTGCGAATCCGCCTTCGGCCTGAGCTCCTGCTGCTCGCCGCCCTGAGCCTGACCCCGCTGACGGGTTGGGCCGCCGCCGTTTGTCGCTTCGACGCGCATGGCCAGCAAGTGGCGCCACTGCCGACCCCGCCCGGCCAGACACCACCCCCGACCCCCTGGGGAGGCATGGGCGGCACCGGTGTGCAAACCGCCACGGCCCAGCCCGAACCGAAAAACGGCTGGGGCGGCCTGGGGGGCACCGGCATCCAGCAGCCCGCCACGCCGGGCCAGCGCACCGTCGCGAAAAACCTGCTGCCGGACCACGAAGGCTGGGGCGGCCTGGGCGGCACCGGCATTCAGCCGCAATCAGCCAAGCCGGCCACCAGCACAGCGGACAACCAGCCCGCCGGTCACGAGGGCTGGGGCGGCCTCGGCGGCACCGGGCTGCAAACCGCCCCGATCGCGGCTCAGCCCAGGCTGGCCGGCTACATCCTGTATCGCCATGGCAAGGTGCTGGCACAGCAACCGGGCCTGCCGGCACGCGAGCTGACACGCGGCGATGCCGTGTGCGAAGGCGATGCCATCATGACCGCGGAAAATGACGGGCTGCTGCAGATCCGCATGGCCGATCAGGGCTCGGTGATGCTGTATTCCGGTTCGAAACTGCATATCAATACCTTCAACCTGCCGGAGAAAATCGACGGCAGCGAACGCCTGGCCATGACCCTGGAGCAGGGGGGCATGCGTGCCATGACCGGTGACATCGGCCATCTCAACAAGCAGAACTACCTGATCCGGACGCCGAGCGCCGAGGTCCACATCCGCGGCACCGACCACGAGCTGTTCCAGGTACCGGCCGCCGTCGGCCGCTTCAGCAGCGTGGCCCCCGGCACCTACGACCATGTGATCAGTGGCGGCACCACCCTGCTCAACCCGGCGGGCAGCGTGCGCATCGAACCCACCCAGTCCGGTTTTGCCCCGCTTGACCAGGGCGCGCCGAAGACCATCGAAGTGCTGCCGGAAGTGTTGCGCAACCTGCCGCTGCGCGGCCTGGCCCCGGCCAAGACCAGCGAGGGCAGCAGCGACAATGCCGCTGGCAGCGGCGTCACCACACCCACCGACCCGCTGTCGACGGCCTTGCCCAACCGCATCGTCAGCAACAGCGTTGTCCTTGACCTGTCGGTCGAGCCGCAAGACAGTCCGGCCAATTCGGCCTATGTCGGCGTGACCGTGGCCGATGGCCAGATCCAGCGCGGCCATCTGCAGGTCGACGAAGACAACAGCTGGCAGATCGGCGTCGATCCGCGCTCCGGACTGCCCCTGTATGTGGTGCAGAATGATGGATCGCTGCTGTTTTTTGTCGATGACGATACCCAACAGCCGGTGCAGTACCAGATCTATACCACAACGGACGGCGCCAAAATTTACTGGGGCGTTTACTTCGGTGGCGGCGCCAGCGATGCCAATGGCGACTGGCAATATGCCGACCTGCACCAGTTTGCTTTTGCGCCCGGCGGGGCAACGCCCGGCTCAGCCATCACCGCCATGAGCGGACAGACCGGCAGCTACACCATGGTTCCCGGCATGCCGGGGCCGGTGGATGAGAACGGCAAGATGGGCGGACAAATCAACAGCCTGACCGCCAACGTCACCTTTGGTGCCAACCCGACCATTGACCACTACGCCATCAATGTGACCGATGGCCAGGGCCGGATCTGGGACGCCAACAGTGGCGCGGCGGTATCGCTGCAAACCTTCCAGAGCAGCGGCATCGCGCTGAACGGCAGCTGCACCGGTTGCCAGAGCCCGACCATCAGCAACGGCTCGGCGGCGGGCGTCTTGATCGGCCCCCAGGCCGGTGGCATGATCAGCCACTATGGCTTGCAGACTAATCAGAATGAGTCCGTCTCCGGGGTGGGGATATTAAAAAAACCCTGA